The Brachyhypopomus gauderio isolate BG-103 chromosome 12, BGAUD_0.2, whole genome shotgun sequence genome window below encodes:
- the marchf3 gene encoding E3 ubiquitin-protein ligase MARCHF3 — protein sequence MPPCRAAMLGEELFPGPAACPVQLVSVHTPCVHQETSITAVQDTISCSALVSSILPGPSCSSLNWEEPLCRICHEGQSAGDLLSPCQCAGSLRTVHRACLERWLSASHASRCELCHFEFALEYLPKPLTEWLTAPAMQHQRRALCGDALCFLIITPLASLSGWLCVQGAMDLYYNSSTEAFGLLVLTLALFIIYLFWTLVSLHYHVHLFRVWRASEPRVRLHVAPSEHTPRPHPSTPPFLDTAKTKDAVV from the exons ATGCCCCCATGCAGAGCGGCCATGTTGGGTGAGGAGCTGTTTCCAGGGCCTGCTGCTTGCCCCGTGCAGCTGGTGAGCGTGCACACCCCATGTGTTCATCAGGAGACCTCCATAACCGCAGTCCAGGACACCATCTCCTGCTCTGCTCTTGTATCTTCCATTCTCCCTGGTCCGAGCTGCAGCAG CCTCAACTGGGAGGAGCCCCTCTGTCGTATCTGTCACGAGGGCCAGAGCGCAGGGGACCTTTTATCACCATGCCAGTGCGCGGGGTCGCTCAGAACCGTCCACCGCGCGTGTCTGGAGCGCTGGCTCAGCGCCTCGCACGCCAGCCGCTGTGAGCTCTGCCACTTCGAGTTCGCGCTGGAGTACCTGCCCAAACCGCTGACCGAG TGGCTGACTGCACCAGCAATGCAGCACCAGAGGAGGGCGCTGTGTGGGGACGCACTCTGTTTCCTGATCATAACTCCACTAGCCAGCCTGTCCGGATGGCTGTGTGTGCAAGGAGCCATGGACCTCTACTACAACAGCAGCACAGAGGCTTTTGGGCTCCTGGTGCTCACACTGGCTCTCTTCATCATCTACCTCTTCTGGACTCTT GTGTCACTGCACTACCACGTGCACCTGTTCAGGGTGTGGCGGGCCAGTGAGCCCAGAGTGAGGCTGCACGTTGCCCCGTCGGAGCACACACCACGCCCGCACCCCAGCACTCCGCCCTTCCTGGACACGGCCAAGACCAAGGACGCAGTGGTATGA
- the gjd6 gene encoding gap junction protein delta 6, with protein sequence MTEWTLLKRLLDAVHQHSTLVGRLWLTVMVTFRLLVVAVAAEDVYADEREMFACDTLQPGCPNVCYDAFAPISQPRFWAFHVIAVSAPSLCFVVYTWHSLAKQVPVRQGGEEEACGRSCDSDSCSVGARGHLGRGPAEALEGVRKATPVTRPANTRECADGASSGVLSKVYVCHVVFRAALEVAFLAVQWMLFGFRVPAHFVCMVPPCAQRVDCYVSRPTEKTIFLIFMFCVGVLCIFLNFLELNHLGWKKIRLSMHMKDDSWRARGGVNQDGRSLASLTFRDVTSTASLPTLDLVVDHRADWTCAGNFSPLKEGRDDSLLTASHGATKPARGKPHSPKGTGSKLRGSEVWI encoded by the coding sequence ATGACGGAGTGGACGTTGCTGAAGAGGCTCCTGGACGCCGTGCACCAGCACTCCACGCTGGTGGGGCGTCTCTGGCTCACCGTGATGGTGACCTTCCGCCTGCTGGTGGTGGCCGTGGCTGCGGAGGACGTTTACGCCGACGAGCGTGAGATGTTTGCATGCGACACTCTGCAGCCGGGCTGCCCAAACGTCTGCTACGACGCCTTCGCGCCCATCTCGCAGCCGCGCTTCTGGGCCTTCCACGTCATCGCCGTGTCGGCACCATCGCTCTGTTTCGTCGTGTACACCTGGCACAGCCTGGCCAAGCAGGTGCCGGTGCGCCAGGGGGGCGAGGAGGAGGCCTGTGGCCGCAGTTGCGACTCTGACAGCTGTTCCGTCGGGGCCCGTGGGCACCTGGGCCGCGGCCCAGCCGAGGCCCTCGAGGGCGTGAGGAAGGCCACGCCCGTGACCCGTCCCGCTAACACCCGGGAGTGTGCGGACGGAGCCTCGTCAGGGGTTTTGTCCAAAGTCTACGTCTGCCACGTGGTCTTCCGGGCCGCGCTGGAGGTGGCTTTCCTGGCGGTGCAATGGATGCTCTTCGGCTTCCGCGTCCCGGCTCATTTTGTGTGCATGGTGCCCCCTTGTGCCCAGAGGGTGGACTGCTACGTGTCTCGGCCCACTGAAAAGAccatcttcctcatcttcatGTTCTGTGTGGGGGTCTTGTGCATCTTCCTCAATTTCCTGGAGCTCAACCACCTGGGCTGGAAGAAGATCAGGCTGTCCATGCACATGAAGGACGACTCCTGGAGAGCTCGCGGAGGAGTGAACCAGGACGGCCGCTCCCTGGCCTCCCTGACCTTCCGAGACGTGACCAGCACCGCTTCCCTGCCCACACTGGATCTGGTGGTGGACCACAGAGCAGACTGGACATGTGCTGGGAACTTCTCCCCACTCAAAGAGGGCCGAGACGACTCGCTGCTGACAGCGTCACACGGGGCCACAAAGCCAGCAAGAGGGAAACCACACTCTCCCAAAGGAACAGGGTCCAAACTAAGAGGTTCTGAGGTCTGGATATAA
- the sh3gl3a gene encoding endophilin-A3a isoform X1 encodes MSVAGLKKQFHKASQLLSEKISGAEGTKLDEDFMEMERKIDVTNKSVFELLTKTTEYLQPNPASRAKLGMLNTMSKIRGQVKTTGYPQTEGLLGDCMLRYGRELGDDSTFGCALVDVGETMKQMADVKDSLDISVKQNFIDPLQTLQDKDLKEIGHHLKKLEGRRLDFDYKKKRQGKIPDEEIKQAVEKFEESKELAERSMFNFLENDVEQVSQLAALIEAAVEYHRQSSEILEELSGKLQSRIAVASSQPRREFKPKSIMSSLETLSSTQHNGFSYSSSLKSSDIQVNNNGNGKTEHFTHVPPMTLTWSESNSQTETHMDQPCCRSLYDFEPENEGELGFKEGDIIILTNQIDENWYEGMINGESGFFPINYVEVLVPLPQ; translated from the exons TTACTGAGCGAGAAGATAAGTGGGGCTGAAGGCACGAAGCTGGATGAGGACTtcatggagatggagagg aaaatagatgtcaCCAACAAGTCTGTTTTCGAACTCCTAACTAAAACCACAGAATACCTCCAACCAAACCCAG CTTCACGAGCCAAACTGGGGATGTTGAACACCATGTCTAAAATAAGAGGGCAAGTGAAGACGACAGGCTACCCTCAGACAGAGGGGCTTCTGGGAGACTGCATGCTGCGATATGGCCGTGAACTCGGAGATGACTCCACGTTTG GTTGTGCTCTGGTGGATGTGGGCGAAACAATGAAACAAATGGCTGATGTTAAGGACTCCCTCGATATCAGCGTGAAACAGAACTTTATTGACCCCCTGCAGACCCTGCAGGACAAGGACTTGAAGGAGATCGGG CACCATCTGAAGAAGCTGGAAGGACGGCGGTTAGATTTCGACTACAAGAAGAAGCGTCAAGGCAAGATTCCTGATGAGGAGATCAAACAGGCTGTGGAGAAGTTTGAGGAGTCTAAAGAGCTTGCGGAGAGGAGCATGTTCAACTTCTTAGAAAATGAT GTGGAGCAAGTGAGCCAATTGGCAGCTCTCATCGAGGCCGCAGTGGAGTACCATCGGCAGTCCTCCGAGATTCTAGAGGAGCTTAGCGGAAAATTACAAAGCAG GATAGCCGTGGCGAGCAGCCAGCCCCGGAGGGAGTTCAAGCCAAAGTCCATCATGTCCAGCCTGGAGACCCTCAGCAGCACCCAGCACAACGGCTTCTCCTACAGCTCCTCCCTGAAGTCCTCAG ATATCCAAGTCAACAACAATGGAAATGGAAAAA CTGAACACTTCACCCACGTGCCTCCCATGACTCTCACATGGTCTGAAAGCAACAGTC AGACGGAGACCCACATGGACCAGCCCTGTTGCCGCTCCCTCTACGACTTCGAGCCTGAGAACGAGGGCGAGCTCGGCTTCAAGGAGGGCgacatcatcatcctcaccaaCCAAATCGACGAGAACTGGTATGAGGGCATGATCAACGGCGAGTCAGGCTTCTTCCCCATCAACTACGTGGAGGTCCTAGTGCCCCTACCCCAGTGA
- the sh3gl3a gene encoding endophilin-A3a isoform X2 produces the protein MSVAGLKKQFHKASQLLSEKISGAEGTKLDEDFMEMERKIDVTNKSVFELLTKTTEYLQPNPASRAKLGMLNTMSKIRGQVKTTGYPQTEGLLGDCMLRYGRELGDDSTFGCALVDVGETMKQMADVKDSLDISVKQNFIDPLQTLQDKDLKEIGHHLKKLEGRRLDFDYKKKRQGKIPDEEIKQAVEKFEESKELAERSMFNFLENDVEQVSQLAALIEAAVEYHRQSSEILEELSGKLQSRIAVASSQPRREFKPKSIMSSLETLSSTQHNGFSYSSSLKSSDIQVNNNGNGKKTETHMDQPCCRSLYDFEPENEGELGFKEGDIIILTNQIDENWYEGMINGESGFFPINYVEVLVPLPQ, from the exons TTACTGAGCGAGAAGATAAGTGGGGCTGAAGGCACGAAGCTGGATGAGGACTtcatggagatggagagg aaaatagatgtcaCCAACAAGTCTGTTTTCGAACTCCTAACTAAAACCACAGAATACCTCCAACCAAACCCAG CTTCACGAGCCAAACTGGGGATGTTGAACACCATGTCTAAAATAAGAGGGCAAGTGAAGACGACAGGCTACCCTCAGACAGAGGGGCTTCTGGGAGACTGCATGCTGCGATATGGCCGTGAACTCGGAGATGACTCCACGTTTG GTTGTGCTCTGGTGGATGTGGGCGAAACAATGAAACAAATGGCTGATGTTAAGGACTCCCTCGATATCAGCGTGAAACAGAACTTTATTGACCCCCTGCAGACCCTGCAGGACAAGGACTTGAAGGAGATCGGG CACCATCTGAAGAAGCTGGAAGGACGGCGGTTAGATTTCGACTACAAGAAGAAGCGTCAAGGCAAGATTCCTGATGAGGAGATCAAACAGGCTGTGGAGAAGTTTGAGGAGTCTAAAGAGCTTGCGGAGAGGAGCATGTTCAACTTCTTAGAAAATGAT GTGGAGCAAGTGAGCCAATTGGCAGCTCTCATCGAGGCCGCAGTGGAGTACCATCGGCAGTCCTCCGAGATTCTAGAGGAGCTTAGCGGAAAATTACAAAGCAG GATAGCCGTGGCGAGCAGCCAGCCCCGGAGGGAGTTCAAGCCAAAGTCCATCATGTCCAGCCTGGAGACCCTCAGCAGCACCCAGCACAACGGCTTCTCCTACAGCTCCTCCCTGAAGTCCTCAG ATATCCAAGTCAACAACAATGGAAATGGAAAAA AGACGGAGACCCACATGGACCAGCCCTGTTGCCGCTCCCTCTACGACTTCGAGCCTGAGAACGAGGGCGAGCTCGGCTTCAAGGAGGGCgacatcatcatcctcaccaaCCAAATCGACGAGAACTGGTATGAGGGCATGATCAACGGCGAGTCAGGCTTCTTCCCCATCAACTACGTGGAGGTCCTAGTGCCCCTACCCCAGTGA